The Chrysemys picta bellii isolate R12L10 chromosome 5, ASM1138683v2, whole genome shotgun sequence genome includes a window with the following:
- the LOC122172603 gene encoding uncharacterized protein LOC122172603 gives MQSSPAVMAVQSVNRKRAPAWTDREVLDLIAVWSDESVLSELRSKRRNAKIYEKISKAMAERGYSQDATQCCVKIKELRQGYQKTKEANGGSGSHPQTSRFYEALHSILGAAATTTPPVTVDSEDGIVSTAGSSDMLGDGEDEEGDEEGEAVGSAHNADFPDSQDLFITLTEIPYEASPAVTPDTESGEGSATPSATVSQPSLESHSQRLARIRRRKKRTREDMFSELMACSQAQAAQQTQWRENLTRMHQANMDREERWRQEDQQATQTLLGLLREQTDTLRHLVDVLQERRQEDRAPLQSISNRPPPPPSPIPTSPKVQRRRGGRVPANSHSTPAESSSSRRLSFPKI, from the exons atgcagagctctccagcagtgatggccgtgcagtctgtgaatagaaagagggccccagcatggactgatcgggaagtcttggatctcatcgctgtgtggagcgatgagtccgtgctttctgagctgcgatccaaaagaaggaatgcaaagatctacgagaagatctctaaagccatggcagagagaggatacagccaggatgcaacgcagtgctgcgtgaaaatcaaggagctgagacaaggctaccagaagaccaaagaggcaaacggaggctccggatcccatccccagacatcccgtttctacgaggcactgcattccatcctcggtgcggccgccaccactaccccaccagtgaccgtggactctgaggatgggatagtgtccacggccggttcctcggacatgttaggggacggggaagatgaggaaggagatgaggagggcgaggcagtcggcagcgctcacaacgctgatttccccgacagccaggatctcttcatcacccttacagagatcccctatgaagcgtccccagccgttaccccggacacagaatctggggaaggatcagcca ccccatctgcgactgtctcacaacctagcctggaatcacactcccagaggctagcgcggattaggcgtaggaagaagaggacacgggaggacatgttctctgagcttatggcctgttcccaagcccaggcagcacagcagacccagtggcgggagaacttgacccgaatgcaccaagccaacatggatcgggaggagaggtggcggcaggaagaccagcaggcaactcaaacactgcttggactactgagggagcaaacggacacgctccggcaccttgtggatgttctgcaggaacggaggcaggaggacagagccccgctgcagtccatctctaaccgccctcccccgccaccaagtcccatacccacctcacccaaagtgcaaagaaggagaggcggcagagtccctgctaactctcactccacccctgcagagagctctagtagcagaaggctctcatttcccaaaatttga